From Salvia splendens isolate huo1 chromosome 3, SspV2, whole genome shotgun sequence, a single genomic window includes:
- the LOC121794159 gene encoding late blight resistance protein R1-A-like — protein sequence MAAYGALVSVMNIIDTLHLHPHPPISLHPKQAESLTENVTFLQDFLEVYNPRLDYSKEADPLERRIVDAAYAAEDIIESHIVDQITSDGGKISPDSLYEALEKVIRDMDLIKKDAKEIEQTLGVHTTKSMPSDSSKSSPTAKESSMVGAEHLMLEMKDKLTSDRRDLQIIPIVGMGGSGKTTLAINICQDRLIKEHFHVSAWAAISQEYNNQEMLIDILGQLNKVVGQNLGVDGLGEILYKHLFGRRYLIVLDDMWSIEAWDGIRRFLPDNKNGSRIVVTTRLSNLASNLSNSKNLEMSLLNEVDSWDMLSKTVFGEEGCPPELEEIGKRIGKSCKGLPLSIAVIGGLLAKSNHTREFWESIEENLSSIVNSEDDEWCLRILHMSYKQLPVYLKPCFLYLGVFSEDKVILRSTLIKLWVAEGFLKPKIGKSLEEIAKVCLKELVDRNLVLVDEIGSNGEMKCCKIHDLLRDLCLKEAEKERFHRVIRDDPPSNNSERMVVFPRKTATLFTSEVLESLSHARSIICDFCDYGSEAVEVMYGEYEDNEIRLPYNLRLLRTFKAVDKHLRSGDYFLDNLFELVNLRYLAARVRTTHEFPTTFDLLWNLHTLIIDSAYELIGPVEIWKLHQLRHLEFPEGLILPDPPSGDNVIVIMKNLQTLKGVVSLSLNEEVVKRIPNTKKLYLRYNVKPMEGEKCLSNLMCLSKLENFCCSTRYGCDDYLQWIMFPHSLKKLSLCASSKLELEDIMPKIGLLPILEKLVLQNGVFKTRKWETIEGQFLSLKFLRLKACRDLEDWIVSNSSHFPLLQNLCLTNVDQLKEIPSEIGEIATMKSISLRYCSESAVVSAKEIIEEQESLYGDLLDLRVRVVVKHEQEELTRLASANFEVVEIDISHILKKSMESRGSSSDDVENMVDTLQEEEIVEEQEHL from the coding sequence ATGGCAGCTTATGGAGCTCTGGTTTCTGTTATGAATATCATAGATACCCTTCATCTTCACCCTCACCCTCCCATCTCTCTACACCCTAAACAGGCTGAGTCTCTCACTGAAAACGTCACTTTCCTCCAAGACTTTCTCGAAGTCTATAATCCCCGTCTTGACTACAGCAAAGAAGCTGATCCATTGGAGAGACGCATCGTGGATGCAGCTTATGCAGCTGAAGACATAATTGAATCCCATATCGTGGATCAGATCACAAGCGATGGAGGAAAGATCAGCCCCGACTCCTTGTACGAAGCTCTGGAGAAGGTGATCAGAGATATGGATCTGATAAAGAAAGACGCCAAGGAAATCGAACAGACTTTGGGTGTGCACACCACCAAGTCAATGCCTTCAGATTCCTCGAAATCGTCTCCTACTGCAAAGGAGAGTAGCATGGTGGGTGCTGAACATCTCATGCTTGAAATGAAGGACAAGCTCACTTCAGATCGACGTGATCTACAGATCATTCCCATTGTAGGAATGGGCGGCTCAGGTAAGACTACTCTTGCCATAAACATTTGCCAAGACCGTCTTATTAAGGAGCATTTTCATGTTTCTGCTTGGGCTGCCATATCTCAAGAGTATAACAATCAAGAAATGCTCATAGATATTCTTGGTCAGTTAAATAAAGTTGTTGGTCAAAATTTGGGTGTTGATGGCTTGGGAGAAATATTGTATAAACACTTGTTTGGTAGAAGATACTTGATTGTACTTGATGATATGTGGAGTATCGAGGCGTGGGATGGGATTAGGAGGTTTTTACCAGATAACAAAAATGGTAGCCGAATAGTGGTGACGACTAGGCTATCAAACTTGGCTTCTAATTTATCCAACTCTAAAAACCTTGAGATGAGTCTTTTGAATGAGGTTGATAGTTGGGATATGCTCTCAAAAACTGTGTTTGGAGAGGAAGGTTGTCCTCCAGAATTGGAGGAAATAGGGAAGAGAATAGGAAAAAGTTGCAAAGGACTTCCGTTGTCAATTGCTGTGATTGGAGGGCTTTTGGCCAAATCCAATCATACAAGAGAGTTTTGGGAGTCCATAGAGGAAAACTTGAGTTCAATAGTTAATTCAGAGGATGATGAATGGTGTTTAAGAATATTACATATGAGCTATAAGCAATTGCCAGTTTATTTGAAACCATGCTTTCTCTATTTGGGAGTTTTTAGTGAAGATAAGGTGATTCTTAGATCAACGCTCATTAAGCTATGGGTTGCTGAAGGATTTCTAAAgccaaaaattggaaaaagCTTGGAAGAGATAGCCAAAGTGTGTTTGAAGGAGCTTGTTGATAGAAATCTGGTTTTAGTTGATGAGATTGGGAGTAATGGGGAGATGAAATGTTGCAAGATTCATGATTTGTTGAGGGATTTGTGTTTGAAAGAAGCTGAAAAGGAAAGGTTTCATCGGGTCATAAGAGATGATCCTCCATCCAATAATAGTGAACGTATGGTTGTTTTTCCACGTAAAACTGCAACGCTGTTTACGAGTGAAGTCTTGGAATCTTTGTCACATGCTCGTTCCATAATATGTGATTTTTGCGACTACGGAAGTGAGGCTGTGGAAGTTATGTATGGTGAATACGAAGACAATGAAATTCGATTGCCCTACAATCTCAGATTGTTAAGGACATTCAAAGCAGTTGATAAACATCTTAGAAGTGGTGACTATTTCCTAGATAATTTGTTTGAATTGGTGAACTTACGATACCTTGCTGCTAGAGTTCGAACGACGCATGAATTCCCTACTACATTTGATCTGCTTTGGAATCTACACACATTGATTATTGATTCTGCTTATGAACTTATTGGACCAGTTGAAATATGGAAATTACATCAACTTCGACATCTCGAGTTTCCTGAAGGATTGATTCTTCCAGATCCTCCTAGTGGCGATAATGTCATTGTTATCATGAAGAATTTGCAGACACTCAAAGGAGTTGTTAGTTTGAGTTTGAATGAAGAGGTGGTTAAAAGAATTCCCAATACGAAGAAATTGTATCTAAGATACAACGTGAAACCAATGGAGGGAGAAAAATGTCTCAGCAATCTGATGTGTTTGAGTAAACTGGAAAACTTTTGCTGCTCAACTCGATATGGATGTGATGACTACTTGCAATGGATAATGTTCCCACACTCCTTGAAGAAGTTGTCTCTTTGTGCCTCTTCTAAACTGGAGTTGGAAGACATAATGCCAAAAATAGGTTTATTGCCTATTCTAGAGAAGTTAGTATTACAAAATGGTGTCTTCAAAACACGCAAGTGGGAAACAATTGAAGGCCAATTCTTGAGCCTTAAGTTTCTACGGTTGAAGGCTTGTCGGGATCTAGAAGATTGGATTGTGTCAAACAGCTCACACTTTCCACTTCTCCAAAATCTTTGTCTGACTAATGTAGATCAACTGAAGGAGATCCCATCAGAGATTGGAGAAATAGCAACAATGAAGTCAATTTCTTTGCGATATTGCAGTGAATCAGCGGTGGTGTCGGCTAAAGAAATCATAGAGGAACAAGAAAGTTTATATGGAGACCTACTAGACCTTCGTGTTCGAGTTGTGGTTAAGCATGAACAAGAAGAACTGACGAGGTTGGCAAGTGCCAACTTTGAAGTAGTAGAGATAGACATCTCACATATCCTCAAAAAATCAATGGAGTCACGGGGAAGCTCCAGCGATGATGTTGAAAATATGGTAGATACCTTGCAAGAGGAAGAGATAGTAGAGGAACAAGAGCATTTATAA
- the LOC121795215 gene encoding putative late blight resistance protein homolog R1A-3, with translation MKLMQRRHNQSHIVDQIKTDGGKTSPDSLYEALEKVIGDMDLIEKESMEIKQTLGVQHQLHTKSTPSPSLKSFPTAKNQSSMVGADDLLLEMKDKLTSDRRDLQIIPIVGMGGSGKTTLSLNIYQDRLIEEHFDKCAWATISQEYSIQEIHIIHHLNLNVSQNLGVAALGEILYKHLCGIRYLIVLDDMWSIGAWDGIRRFLPDNKNGSRIVVTTRLSNLGSDLSSSKNLEMSLNNEVDSWELLSNSVFGEKGSHLSWWKLERE, from the coding sequence ATGAAGCTTATGCAGCGAAGACATAATCAATCACATATCGTGGATCAGATCAAAACTGATGGAGGAAAGACCAGCCCCGACTCCTTGTACGAAGCTCTAGAGAAGGTGATCGGAGATATGGATCTGATCGAGAAAGAATCCATGGAAATCAAACAGACTTTGGGCGTCCAACATCAGCTGCACACCAAGTCAACGCCTTCACCTTCCTTAAAGTCTTTTCCCACTGCAAAGAATCAGAGTAGCATGGTGGGTGCTGATGATCTCTTGCTTGAAATGAAGGATAAGCTCACTTCTGATCGTCGTGATCTACAGATCATTCCGATTGTAGGAATGGGCGGATCTGGTAAGACCACTCTTTCTCTGAACATTTATCAAGATCGTCTTATTGAAGAGCATTTTGATAAATGTGCTTGGGCTACCATTTCTCAAGAGTATAGCATTCAAGAAATACACATTATTCATCACTTAAATCTAAATGTTAGTCAAAATTTGGGTGTGGCTGCCTTAGGGGAAATCTTGTATAAACACCTATGTGGAATAAGATACTTGATTGTACTTGATGATATGTGGAGTATCGGGGCGTGGGATGGGATTAGGAGGTTTTTACCGGATAACAAAAATGGTAGCAGAATAGTGGTGACAACTAGGCTATCAAACTTGGGTTCTGATTTATCCAGCTCTAAGAACCTTGAGATGAGTCTTAACAATGAGGTTGATAGTTGGGAGCTTCTCTCCAACTCTGTGTTTGGAGAGAAAGGTTCCCACCTGAGTTGGTGGAAATTGGAAAGAGAATAG